A portion of the Syngnathoides biaculeatus isolate LvHL_M chromosome 7, ASM1980259v1, whole genome shotgun sequence genome contains these proteins:
- the pigc gene encoding phosphatidylinositol N-acetylglucosaminyltransferase subunit C isoform X1 produces the protein MATNVLLDTTITRAMGADDGPGAAVAWRKVLWERQPYPDNYVDRRFLEELRRNEGLRQYRYWAVVQEAGLVGEQLSCVAIFITLWLYMEEVNYGQGLQQLTERPGTISFSIHRKDKIGMVHYGGLLSPETLLVISLASSLLGYGLYQALASQAQPVLQPRTRLADLQSAAIFLAFIFGFSPVLKTLTESVSTDTVYAMSAIMLLAHLVSFPYAYPSTPGCLSLNAALFASVCLASRLPGTLHTFTMLSCALMVFALWPCLLGQVKDRAPRYFAAVCAGVCAAGVGGLASRWPVGAAILALALVSVMLMCPWLLVRLQRHKDNIHGPWDEAEIREDLSRFLH, from the exons ATGGCTACCAACGTCTTATTGGATACAACAATAACACG GGCGATGGGGGCAGACGACGGCCCAGGTGCGGCCGTGGCCTGGAGGAAGGTGCTGTGGGAGCGCCAGCCGTACCCTGACAACTACGTGGACCGACGCTTTTTGGAGGAGCTTCGCAGGAACGAAGGTCTCCGCCAGTACCGCTACTGGGCCGTGGTACAAGAGGCGGGCCTGGTGGGGGAGCAGCTCTCCTGCGTGGCCATTTTCATCACCCTCTGGCTCTACATGGAGGAGGTAAATTATGGCCAGGGTCTACAACAGCTGACTGAGAGGCCAGGAACTATCTCGTTCTCCATCCACCGAAAGGATAAAATTGGAATGGTGCACTATGGG GGCCTTCTGTCTCCAGAGACTCTCCTGGTTATCAGCCTGGCTAGCTCCCTGCTAGGCTACGGACTGTACCAAGCCCTCGCGTCTCAAGCCCAACCAGTCCTCCAACCTCGGACCCGTCTGGCCGACTTACAGAGCGCCGCCATTTTCCTGGCCTTCATCTTCGGCTTCTCGCCAGTACTAAAAACGCTCACAGAGTCCGTGAGCACGGACACTGTGTACGCCATGTCGGCCATCATGCTGTTGGCTCACTTGGTGTCTTTCCCGTATGCCTACCCCTCAACCCCGGGCTGCCTGTCCCTCAACGCGGCCCTGTTCGCATCCGTGTGTCTGGCCTCCCGCCTCCCGGGAACCCTTCATACCTTCACTATGCTCAGCTGCGCCCTAATGGTCTTCGCCTTGTGGCCCTGCCTGCTGGGGCAGGTGAAGGACAGGGCCCCGCGCTACTTTGCGGCCGTGTGCGCCGGGGTGTGCGCAGCGGGCGTCGGCGGCCTGGCGTCGCGCTGGCCCGTCGGGGCGGCCATCCTGGCGCTGGCCCTGGTGAGCGTGATGTTGATGTGCCCCTGGCTGCTGGTGCGGCTCCAGAGGCACAAGGATAACATTCACGGGCCTTGGGACGAGGCGGAGATCCGCGAAGACCTCAGCCGCTTCCTCCATTGA
- the tmed5 gene encoding transmembrane emp24 domain-containing protein 5 isoform X1, with translation MATVRPIACVVSVLLVVVSERFSALATFSQSLDSDFTFTLPAGRKECFYQTMKKDASLEIEYQVLDGAGLDVDFLISSPSGQILYSDYRKSDGMHTVETVDGDYMFCFDNTFSSVSEKLVFFELILDNMDADEEPDDWKEYVHGTDMLDMKLEDIMDTINSVKSRLGKSVQIQTVLRAFEARDRNLQESNFDRVNFWSVVNLVAMMLVSGVQVYLVRSLFEDKRKIRT, from the exons ATGGCCACGGTGCGGCCGATTGCGTGCGTCGTGTCAGTGTTACTCGTCGTCGTTTCCGAGAGGTTCTCGGCGCTGGCCACCTTCTCGCAGTCTTTGGACAGCGACTTCACGTTCACTCTACCCGCCGGTCGCAAGGAGTGTTTCTACCAGACTATGAAGAAGGACGCCTCGTTGGAAATAGAATATCAG GTATTAGACGGGGCAGGCCTGGATGTGGATTTCTTAATCTCCTCTCCCTCTGGGCAGATACTGTACAGTGACTATCGCAAGTCAGACGGAATGCACAC CGTGGAGACGGTAGACGGGGACTACATGTTCTGCTTCGACAACACCTTCAGCAGCGTTTCGGAGAAGCTCGTCTTCTTCGAGCTCATCCTGGACAACATGGACGCCGACGAGGAGCCCGACGACTGGAAGGAGTACGTCCACGGCACCGACATGCTGGACATGAAACTGGAAGACATCATG GACACCATCAACAGCGTGAAGTCGCGGCTGGGCAAGAGTGTGCAGATCCAAACGGTGCTGCGCGCCTTCGAGGCCCGCGACCGCAACCTGCAGGAGAGCAACTTTGACCGGGTCAACTTTTGGTCGGTGGTCAACTTGGTGGCCATGATGCTGGTGTCGGGCGTGCAGGTCTACTTGGTCCGCTCGCTCTTCGAGGACAAGAGGAAAATTCGTACGTAA
- the tmed5 gene encoding transmembrane emp24 domain-containing protein 5 isoform X2 yields the protein MNCQHARLWITIIPAEWFWCARTWVLDGAGLDVDFLISSPSGQILYSDYRKSDGMHTVETVDGDYMFCFDNTFSSVSEKLVFFELILDNMDADEEPDDWKEYVHGTDMLDMKLEDIMDTINSVKSRLGKSVQIQTVLRAFEARDRNLQESNFDRVNFWSVVNLVAMMLVSGVQVYLVRSLFEDKRKIRT from the exons ATGAACTGTCAACATGCTCGTTTGTggattaccataattcccgctGAGTGGTTTTGGTGTGCTCGCACATGG GTATTAGACGGGGCAGGCCTGGATGTGGATTTCTTAATCTCCTCTCCCTCTGGGCAGATACTGTACAGTGACTATCGCAAGTCAGACGGAATGCACAC CGTGGAGACGGTAGACGGGGACTACATGTTCTGCTTCGACAACACCTTCAGCAGCGTTTCGGAGAAGCTCGTCTTCTTCGAGCTCATCCTGGACAACATGGACGCCGACGAGGAGCCCGACGACTGGAAGGAGTACGTCCACGGCACCGACATGCTGGACATGAAACTGGAAGACATCATG GACACCATCAACAGCGTGAAGTCGCGGCTGGGCAAGAGTGTGCAGATCCAAACGGTGCTGCGCGCCTTCGAGGCCCGCGACCGCAACCTGCAGGAGAGCAACTTTGACCGGGTCAACTTTTGGTCGGTGGTCAACTTGGTGGCCATGATGCTGGTGTCGGGCGTGCAGGTCTACTTGGTCCGCTCGCTCTTCGAGGACAAGAGGAAAATTCGTACGTAA
- the pigc gene encoding phosphatidylinositol N-acetylglucosaminyltransferase subunit C isoform X3, with the protein MATNVLLDTTITRAMGADDGPGAAVAWRKVLWERQPYPDNYVDRRFLEELRRNEGLRQYRYWAVVQEAGLVGEQLSCVAIFITLWLYMEEGLLSPETLLVISLASSLLGYGLYQALASQAQPVLQPRTRLADLQSAAIFLAFIFGFSPVLKTLTESVSTDTVYAMSAIMLLAHLVSFPYAYPSTPGCLSLNAALFASVCLASRLPGTLHTFTMLSCALMVFALWPCLLGQVKDRAPRYFAAVCAGVCAAGVGGLASRWPVGAAILALALVSVMLMCPWLLVRLQRHKDNIHGPWDEAEIREDLSRFLH; encoded by the exons ATGGCTACCAACGTCTTATTGGATACAACAATAACACG GGCGATGGGGGCAGACGACGGCCCAGGTGCGGCCGTGGCCTGGAGGAAGGTGCTGTGGGAGCGCCAGCCGTACCCTGACAACTACGTGGACCGACGCTTTTTGGAGGAGCTTCGCAGGAACGAAGGTCTCCGCCAGTACCGCTACTGGGCCGTGGTACAAGAGGCGGGCCTGGTGGGGGAGCAGCTCTCCTGCGTGGCCATTTTCATCACCCTCTGGCTCTACATGGAGGAG GGCCTTCTGTCTCCAGAGACTCTCCTGGTTATCAGCCTGGCTAGCTCCCTGCTAGGCTACGGACTGTACCAAGCCCTCGCGTCTCAAGCCCAACCAGTCCTCCAACCTCGGACCCGTCTGGCCGACTTACAGAGCGCCGCCATTTTCCTGGCCTTCATCTTCGGCTTCTCGCCAGTACTAAAAACGCTCACAGAGTCCGTGAGCACGGACACTGTGTACGCCATGTCGGCCATCATGCTGTTGGCTCACTTGGTGTCTTTCCCGTATGCCTACCCCTCAACCCCGGGCTGCCTGTCCCTCAACGCGGCCCTGTTCGCATCCGTGTGTCTGGCCTCCCGCCTCCCGGGAACCCTTCATACCTTCACTATGCTCAGCTGCGCCCTAATGGTCTTCGCCTTGTGGCCCTGCCTGCTGGGGCAGGTGAAGGACAGGGCCCCGCGCTACTTTGCGGCCGTGTGCGCCGGGGTGTGCGCAGCGGGCGTCGGCGGCCTGGCGTCGCGCTGGCCCGTCGGGGCGGCCATCCTGGCGCTGGCCCTGGTGAGCGTGATGTTGATGTGCCCCTGGCTGCTGGTGCGGCTCCAGAGGCACAAGGATAACATTCACGGGCCTTGGGACGAGGCGGAGATCCGCGAAGACCTCAGCCGCTTCCTCCATTGA
- the pigc gene encoding phosphatidylinositol N-acetylglucosaminyltransferase subunit C isoform X2, with protein sequence MGADDGPGAAVAWRKVLWERQPYPDNYVDRRFLEELRRNEGLRQYRYWAVVQEAGLVGEQLSCVAIFITLWLYMEEVNYGQGLQQLTERPGTISFSIHRKDKIGMVHYGGLLSPETLLVISLASSLLGYGLYQALASQAQPVLQPRTRLADLQSAAIFLAFIFGFSPVLKTLTESVSTDTVYAMSAIMLLAHLVSFPYAYPSTPGCLSLNAALFASVCLASRLPGTLHTFTMLSCALMVFALWPCLLGQVKDRAPRYFAAVCAGVCAAGVGGLASRWPVGAAILALALVSVMLMCPWLLVRLQRHKDNIHGPWDEAEIREDLSRFLH encoded by the exons ATGGGGGCAGACGACGGCCCAGGTGCGGCCGTGGCCTGGAGGAAGGTGCTGTGGGAGCGCCAGCCGTACCCTGACAACTACGTGGACCGACGCTTTTTGGAGGAGCTTCGCAGGAACGAAGGTCTCCGCCAGTACCGCTACTGGGCCGTGGTACAAGAGGCGGGCCTGGTGGGGGAGCAGCTCTCCTGCGTGGCCATTTTCATCACCCTCTGGCTCTACATGGAGGAGGTAAATTATGGCCAGGGTCTACAACAGCTGACTGAGAGGCCAGGAACTATCTCGTTCTCCATCCACCGAAAGGATAAAATTGGAATGGTGCACTATGGG GGCCTTCTGTCTCCAGAGACTCTCCTGGTTATCAGCCTGGCTAGCTCCCTGCTAGGCTACGGACTGTACCAAGCCCTCGCGTCTCAAGCCCAACCAGTCCTCCAACCTCGGACCCGTCTGGCCGACTTACAGAGCGCCGCCATTTTCCTGGCCTTCATCTTCGGCTTCTCGCCAGTACTAAAAACGCTCACAGAGTCCGTGAGCACGGACACTGTGTACGCCATGTCGGCCATCATGCTGTTGGCTCACTTGGTGTCTTTCCCGTATGCCTACCCCTCAACCCCGGGCTGCCTGTCCCTCAACGCGGCCCTGTTCGCATCCGTGTGTCTGGCCTCCCGCCTCCCGGGAACCCTTCATACCTTCACTATGCTCAGCTGCGCCCTAATGGTCTTCGCCTTGTGGCCCTGCCTGCTGGGGCAGGTGAAGGACAGGGCCCCGCGCTACTTTGCGGCCGTGTGCGCCGGGGTGTGCGCAGCGGGCGTCGGCGGCCTGGCGTCGCGCTGGCCCGTCGGGGCGGCCATCCTGGCGCTGGCCCTGGTGAGCGTGATGTTGATGTGCCCCTGGCTGCTGGTGCGGCTCCAGAGGCACAAGGATAACATTCACGGGCCTTGGGACGAGGCGGAGATCCGCGAAGACCTCAGCCGCTTCCTCCATTGA